TAAATCTACAATAACCACATCAATCTGCGGAATGTTATATTCAGCTAATTCGGCAATATCACCATCATGATTTTGTCTGTTTAAAATACCACCAAAAACTTTTGGGTGTAATGTTTTTACACGACCACCAAGTATAGAAGGGTATGAGGTCACATCTTCTACAGGAACAACTTTTATGCCTAAATCGTTAATGAATTTTTCGGTTCCACCAGTAGAATAAATGGTTACACCTTGTTTGTCTAGTTCTTTTACAATAGGCTCTAACCCCTCTTTACTAAATACCGAAATTAATGCCGATTTAATGGTTTTTTCGTTGCTCATTTTGTTGTGTTCTATTTTTAAGGATGTGAAATTTGCAATTATTTGCAAAAGTACTTATTTACTTTAAAAAAGGAGCTTAGATTCGTTAAAAAAGAGGGCGTTTTTTTAACTAAAATAAAGAGTTGTTAACAACTATAATATTTTAGCAACTTCAGCGCAAACAAATTCTAAAAAGCGTTCATCTTCTTTGGTGAATGGGTCTGGGGTGTTAGAGTCGATATCTATTTGTCCAATATTTTCACCATTCACAAAAACAGGAACTACTATTTCAGCTTTAACGGTAATACTACAGGCAATATAATTATCTTGAGCAGATACATCGGGCACTACAAAGTTTTTATTGCTTACAGCCACTTGTCCGCAAATACCTTTCCCAAACGGAATTACAGTATGGTCTGTTGGTTCTCCTACATAAGGACCTAAAAGAAGTTCTTCTTTTAACCCATTTCTAAAATAAAATCCCACCCAATTGTAGTACGCTACATGTTTTTCTAACAATTCACAAATATTTAAAAGGCGTTCGTTTATTGTCTTTTCTGTTTGAAAAACAATCGTTTCAATTTGTGGTTTTAGAGTTTCAAAAATCATATAACTAAAAGTTTTGGTAAAAGTATTTAAAAAGCTGTAATTTCGATATTCAGTTTTAATAAATTTAACAACTAGAATATATAAGTTTTTTTGAAGTTACTCTTTATAAAATACAAATTGATTATAAAATTTATACTTACTTTTTTAGTGGTATATATCTCTTTCTCTGTGTTGTATAAATTTTATTTGGAATATTCGGGTGGTTTCAAATTTCATCCAGATTACATGACGTATTTGGTTTCGAAACAAAGTGAAGCTTTGTTAGATACGTTTGGTTATAACGCACAAGTTCTACCACATCCTAACGAACCCTCTATAAAACTTATGGTTAATGGAAAATATTTAGCTAGAATTGTTGAAGGCTGTAATGCTATTAGCGTTATTATTTTGTTTATGTCGTTTATAATTGCTTTTTCTGGGAAACTGAGAACTACTTTTTTTTATATACTTTCTGGAAGTATAATAATTTATTCAGTTAACTTATTACGTATTGCTGTTTTGAGTATAGGGTTATATCATTATCCACAACATTCAGAATTTTTACATACGGTTGTTTTTCCTGCTATTATATATGGTATGGTGTTTTTATTATGGATTTTTTGGGTGAATCGCTTCTCTAAATTGAATAATAAGCATGAATAAAACTGTAAAATACATCGTGATATTTATCCTTTTTGGGTTGTTGGTTTTAATCCGTTTTTTTGAGAATGAATTGTTTTACGACCCTTATTTAATGTTTTTTCAAAACGACTATTTGTATATTGATAGTCCTCGGCGCGAAGTGTTTAAGCTTACTGTGTTTACAACCTTACGCTATGGATTAAACTCCCTTATTTCATTAAGTATATTATACGTTATTTTTAAAGATAAGAGCATTGTTAAATTCTCATCTATTATTTATTCAATTGCTTTTTTTGTTTTGATATTAATCTATTTGTATTTTGTTGTAAACCCAAGGCAAGAAGATTATTATTTGTTTTTTAATGTACGTCGTTTTTTAATTCAGCCTATTATTTTAATTCTTCTACTACCTGCGTTTTACTATCATAAGCTTAAAAATTAATGTTAATCATTTAATAAAAGTAGAATGTTTGATAGTGATTTTAGTACTTTTGTGTTGTGTTAAAACAATTTTTACATAAAGGATTTTCGATGCTTTTAGCGTTACTCGTATTGTTTTCAACAGTATCTTTTACTATTGAAAAGCATTTTTGTGGTGATGTTTTGGTAGATATTTCTGTTTTTTCTGAAGCTCAAAAATGCGCTACGGAAACTATGGAAATATTAATGAAGAAAACATGTTGTAAAGACGAAATAGAAGTTGTTTTAGGTCAAGATGAATTGAAGTTTTCTTCTTTTGAAGATTTGCATTTTGAACAGCAACAGTTTGTCACAGGCTTAGCATATTCTTATATCAATCTTTTTGTAGGATTAGAGCAACTGTTTATTCCTCATGAAGATTATTCTCCTCCCAATTTGGTTACCGATATTCAGGTTTTAGACCAAGTTTTTATTATTTGATACCTAGATTTTTTTTTGTTATTCCCTTGTATGAGCAATGTCAGTTTTTTCGTTTTCACGAAAAAAATGGAGTTTAAGTGTTCAAATTATATTTCAAAATGAAACATATGTTTACAATTGCAGGTATGACTTGTAATGGTGGTAAAACATCTGTTGATGATAAACTCGGCAATTTAAGAACTACATTAAAGAAGACTAGAATCAAAGCGACTTTTGTCAATAATAGTATTGTGATAGTTGTGTCAATTATTATGATACTCATAACCTACAATTAAAGTGAAAAAAATATTATATATAATACTAATGCTTCCTGTGTTTTCAACTTCTCAAGAGAAGATTACGGGAATGATTATGGAAGCAAATGAGAAAAATGAACCTATAGGATTGGCAGGTGCTAATGTGTATTGGCTTGGTACATCTATTGGTGTTGTAACCGATATTGACGGGAATTTTTCAATTTCATATTCAGAAGAATATACAAAACTGGTTATTAGTTATATTGGTTTTAAAACGGATACACTTACTGTCACTAAACCAAAAACGGTACACCATTGGTTGCAACCAACCGATAATTTGGATGAAGTAACAATTACCTCAAGAAAGCAAGCTACAGCGAAATCATATATGCAAGCATCTAATGTTTTTACAGTTAGTAGCGATGAATTATTAAAAGCGGCATGTTGTAATTTATCAGAAAGTTTTGAAACCAATCCATCTATCGATGTTAATTTTGCCGATGCTATTACAGGAACGCGTCAAATTAAAATGTTAGGGTTAACAAGTCCGTATATTTTAATTGCTACAGAGAATATTCCTTCCATTCGTGGAGCCTCACAAGCATTCGGGTTGAGTTTTATTCCAGGAACTTGGGTGAGTAGTATTCAAATAACAAAAGGCGCTGGTAGCGTTGTTAATGGTTACGAAAGTATAGCAGGACAAATAAATGCAGAATTGGTAAAGCCTACTACAGATAATACATTATTTGTTAATTTATTTGGAAATGTAGC
The nucleotide sequence above comes from Flavobacteriaceae bacterium HL-DH10. Encoded proteins:
- a CDS encoding GAF domain-containing protein, encoding MIFETLKPQIETIVFQTEKTINERLLNICELLEKHVAYYNWVGFYFRNGLKEELLLGPYVGEPTDHTVIPFGKGICGQVAVSNKNFVVPDVSAQDNYIACSITVKAEIVVPVFVNGENIGQIDIDSNTPDPFTKEDERFLEFVCAEVAKIL
- the xrtF gene encoding exosortase family protein XrtF, whose amino-acid sequence is MKLLFIKYKLIIKFILTFLVVYISFSVLYKFYLEYSGGFKFHPDYMTYLVSKQSEALLDTFGYNAQVLPHPNEPSIKLMVNGKYLARIVEGCNAISVIILFMSFIIAFSGKLRTTFFYILSGSIIIYSVNLLRIAVLSIGLYHYPQHSEFLHTVVFPAIIYGMVFLLWIFWVNRFSKLNNKHE
- a CDS encoding exosortase F system-associated protein: MNKTVKYIVIFILFGLLVLIRFFENELFYDPYLMFFQNDYLYIDSPRREVFKLTVFTTLRYGLNSLISLSILYVIFKDKSIVKFSSIIYSIAFFVLILIYLYFVVNPRQEDYYLFFNVRRFLIQPIILILLLPAFYYHKLKN